In Flavobacterium okayamense, a single window of DNA contains:
- the trmD gene encoding tRNA (guanosine(37)-N1)-methyltransferase TrmD, producing the protein MRIDIITVLPDLLRSPFEGSIMKRAIQKGLVEVHFHNLRDYSTNKHKNVDDYQFGGGAGMVMMVEPIDLCISKLKSERNYDEVIYMTPDGETLHQKMANSMSMLKNIIILCGHYKGVDQRVRDMHITKEISIGDYVLSGGEIGAIVFCDALIRLIPGVLSDETSALTDSFQDNLLSHPIYTRPAQYKGLKVPDILLSGNFPEIEKWREQKAYEHTKERRPDLLEE; encoded by the coding sequence ATGCGAATTGACATTATAACAGTTTTACCAGATTTATTGCGAAGTCCTTTTGAAGGTTCTATTATGAAACGTGCTATTCAAAAAGGATTAGTAGAAGTTCACTTTCACAACCTAAGAGACTATTCCACAAACAAGCATAAAAATGTAGATGATTATCAATTTGGTGGTGGCGCTGGAATGGTTATGATGGTTGAACCAATTGATTTGTGTATCTCTAAATTGAAATCAGAGCGTAATTATGACGAAGTGATTTATATGACGCCAGATGGCGAAACTTTACACCAAAAAATGGCAAACTCAATGTCAATGTTAAAGAATATTATTATTCTTTGCGGACATTACAAAGGTGTAGATCAACGCGTTCGTGATATGCACATTACTAAAGAAATTTCTATTGGCGATTATGTTCTTAGTGGTGGCGAAATTGGTGCAATTGTTTTTTGCGATGCGTTAATACGATTGATTCCAGGTGTTTTAAGCGATGAAACTTCAGCATTGACAGATAGTTTTCAAGATAATTTATTATCACATCCCATTTACACAAGACCAGCTCAATATAAAGGATTAAAGGTTCCAGACATTTTATTAAGCGGAAATTTCCCAGAAATTGAAAAATGGCGTGAACAAAAAGCGTATGAACATACCAAAGAAAGGCGTCCTGATTTACTTGAAGAGTAA